The Myxocyprinus asiaticus isolate MX2 ecotype Aquarium Trade chromosome 19, UBuf_Myxa_2, whole genome shotgun sequence nucleotide sequence AGTACCACAGTTATAGAGAATCCTCTTTATATCAGAGCACAAGTCTTCACTGAAACTGTCTGAAAAAGCATTGAGCTCAGCCTTGGCCAAATTACAGAAGCTTTGTTTCACACTTTAAGTTGAATACGGTCCAGATTTCACTCTACTGCTAGAGATTACATTTTCCGTCTCGTTTCAGATGAAGACAGTCTGTAAAGAAACAAGTTCTCTGATGTTGTTGTTTCATATCTTCATTTTGTACACATAACTTGGCAGCTAAGAGGTGGTGATTAGctgttttgatgcattttgatAAAGTGCACAATGCCCCGCTGGGTTAATAAATGCTCTTTATTCTAGGGTACAGTTCTAAGAGTTTAGAAGTCTAGAGTCTAGACATTTTTAGTAGAAAACCAACAGTTTGTCGAACTGGGGCAAAATACCACTGACACTAGCCAAAATGACCCATAATTAATTCCTCTGTTTTTTcttgatattattttataatttctgattatatttatattctgttctaggtcaaaaaaatcaaatgttttgtttttttgttttttgccttcaTAAGCGTTAAAAATATCACTAGAAATCcactccagggggcaaatatcaaatattaatttaaaaaaagttctgACACTGTTGTTAACAAAATGACCTTATTGAACCTCGTTAGACCCGATGAATGCCTTTAACAAGTGTTGCTAGATTTATTTTCTCCATTTGTACTGTTGTTAACAAAATTAATCAGCAACTCATATTTTTAAAGTCAAAGTTTCAATGAGGAAATTAGCTCTATCGAGGTCATTCATGGAAAATGTGGTCCTTGATGCTTAGTAACTAGTGGAACCAAAGTTTTTGGGCATTTCAACCATAACCACACACTTAAATTAGCTGCTGCTTATCCCGGTTGCATTTAGGGGGTATTTTGTTCCATTCTGCTATGCAAATTAATTTCAATTCATAGTTATTTTGGGAAAGTCTCACTTACTGCAGTTGTGTTCAGCCATTCTGAAATCAACTCCTTGATGTTTAATCAATATCATCATGTTGTATAACCCAAACTTTTTTGATCACCTCGTTTCCTTTGTAGAAATCTATCCAGTGTTTTTCTCATAGAAGCTTACATCATCGAGACTTAAGACAAATATAATCTGTGATGTCACCTTGCACTTAATCTGATTGTTTAAACCaccaataaaacaaatcaaaacaatgaaGGTATTATGCACTGCATATTTAGTGTCTGAGAAATACTTAATAAGGGCTACTTGTAAGTGCTCTGTCTCCTCCCTGCTGTGAGCTCCAGTTTACCTTGGTAAAAGGAAGAGCGGATAATTACAGAAGAAGAACATCAATTATTTAGTGCCATCTGCCATGTTAAGGGCACAAGACAGTCATGCAATCTCATGCTTTAGAAGCACCATTAGATGTTTGTTCAGCATTAAAGATGCCTGTCTTGACTTCATGTTGAAAGCACTATCTAGTATATTCTATTTTAAATACTTTCCCCAAGTGTGTTTTTTTGGTGATATCTACACGTAATTATTTTCTTAACCTGAAATGTAAATGGCTTTAACCAGGCATGCAAGATATAATGCATATCACATTACTACAGGCTACCTACAATTTTGCGATATGATTTTGATGAGTCTCGTTGTACgtatggtgaaatgaacactgtgCCACAACAATGAcgtttattcacttttacacaagtaaaacggcaaatTATAggttcataaacatttacttttcaccctgttcctcacacgatgctatcttatgacatataaacagttttactatagtgcatgacttattTTAATCTTTGCATTAGATAACCAACTTCATTTACAAGCTGTTCAAGTGCGATCAAATTGTGTGGCAGCTCAATTCATAGAGCGTTGCACTCAGTGTTGGTGCTACGGAGGGGTCCTGAAGATCACGTGAGTtgacatgtgagctgaaagtgtcataaaagcaccacaaaattattttggttatttttcatctcgcatttgctttttatgacactatctagCTGCCGCAATACGTGTAAGGAGCCGtaataacattttgcaaaaatttcgcCGCAGTCTTTGCTCCTTAGACTGAGTATGTGTACTGCAATTTGTTCACCtctctttttgtttctctctgttTGTTTTATATCTTCAATGTTCAGCAACAACCTCTGAAGCAGTCCCTGAGCAAGTCCCTGTGTCGCGAGTCACACTGGAAATGCCTTCTCCTCTCGCTGCTAATGTACTGCTGCATGATCGCAATGACTTGGTGCCAGGTCACAAAGGTGACGCGCCTCACTTTCGACAGCGCTTTCAAAGGAAAGTCGATGATATACCATGATAGCCCATGCTCTAACGGCTACATCTACATCCCGGTGGCCTTCCTCGTAATGCTCTACGTGGTCTACCTCGTGGAGTGTTGGCACTGTTACTCGTGCAACAAAGTTCAATTTAAAGTGGACCTGGAGAGCGTTGCAGATCGCGTGCAACGGATGCAGCAAGCCACTCCTTGTATCTGGTGGAAGGCCATTAGTTACCACTACATACGACGGACACGACAAGTGACACGTTACCGCAATGGGGACGCTTACACGACCACACAGGTTTACCACGAGCGTGTCAACACGCATGTCGCAGAAGCCGAGTTTGATTATGGGAATTGTGGTGTCAAGGACATCTCGAAGAAACTGACAGGACTCGACAGCTTCCCTGTGACTAAGCTACGCTTCACAAAGTGCTTTAGCTTCGCCAACGTGGAGTCAGAAAACTCCTACCTGACTCAAAGAGCGCGGTTTTTCACAGAGAATGAGGGACTGGACGATTATATGGAAGCCCGCGAAGGGATGCACCTCAAGAATGTCGAATTCAAGGAATACGTAATTGCCTTCTCAGATCCAGATCACTTGCCATGGTATGCCTCACAATGTATGTTTTGGTTGGCTGCATCGCTAACTTTATCGTGGCCATTGCGGGTGTTAACGGAGTATCGTACGGCGTACCTTCACTATCACGTCGAGAAGCTTTTCGGCTTTGAATACGTAGCCGTAACGCCCTTGGACGAGAGGCCATATTGTCACCACGTCCCGCGGGTCAACACTATCGATAGTACAGAACTGGAATGGCATATTCGCTCAAACCAACAGCTAGTGCCTAGCTACTCTGAGGCTGTGCTAATGGACCTCGCGCAACAATCCAGTCGCAACACGTTCTCGGCACGTGGAATAGGCGCAGCGGGTGGCAGCGGTTTCGCCGGCTACCGCCAGAACTGTGAGCACTGCCACCAGTCTATCAGCAGCTCGTCGATCTTCTCGCGCAGCGCGCTAAGCATCTGCAACACTAGCAGCCCACGCTTGCCCTTCAGTAGCAGCCGTTTTTCGCTCGGACGTATGTACGGCTCAAGACGCAGCTGCCTTTGGAGGAGTCACAGTAGTAGTCTCAATGATCCCAGCTGTCCGACCGAAAGCACACGGTGCCTGGCAGATCAGTCGACCAATGAGGAAAGCCCACCTTCTCCACCGGCCTATCAAGATGCGATGTACTTTCCAGTACTGATTATACATTGCAATGAGGGCTGCGTCAGTCACGAGCACCATTCACTGCACCGCAACGGCTCTTGTGTGGAGACTTCATTATAACGTAAGCCACTTAAGCAGAATAATCTGGTTTTTGGATCCAGAAACAATATGACGTTACTGACAAATGTGTTTCAGGGgcttttctgcaaaaaaaaaaaaaaagtgttaaaaaacaaacaaaaaatacttgTTCTTTACACAAAACTTAATGGCACAAATTTCATTACCACAACAGCCCGACTGTTATtataggaatgttccaggttcaatacaagttgatctcaatcaacagcatataTGACAAAACGCTGATTACCACATATATGAActttgactcgtcccttgtttattaaaaaaaataaataaaataaaaaaaaataaaaaataaaaaaataaaaaaagagcaaaaatctgggtaacgGTAAATGGGGggcagtccataaacattcaaataaacactgtttcagaagtatgttaacatgattcagggttctcactctttttaAGGCACcgttttccaggacattttatgtgcccaacgggTGTAATATTTCAGCAAAAACACACGAGAGGTCATGATGTGTATTGTGgttattggatggttattttttcTCAATTTCCATATTCGACGGCTTAATTAAATTTTAtcttcaaaatggtgtctaatcaaatgaataaaacttaatttaaatgaaacagaattatctaaatgtattttttttttaataacattacatcgcattatttttttatcaaatgaagtgctgcacaacagaaaatcacagatgtgagatattgatttaataaattgttgttattattattattatttaattacagtaaacattacattactatacagtagtaaattcccaatgcgctctaagtcctcgtggtcgcgtagcgactcgtctcaatccgggtggtggaggacgaatctcagttgcctgagaccgtcaatccgtgcatcttatcacgtggcttgttgagcgttaccgcgaagacgtagcgcgtgtggaggcttcacgctattctccgcggcatccacacacaactcaccatgcaccccactgagagcgaaccacattataatgaccacgaggaggttaacccatgtgactctaccctccctagcaaccggtccaatttggttgcttaggagacctggctggagtcactcagcacgccctggggttgaactagtgaactccaggggtgttagtcagtgtcaatactcgctgagctacacagaccGCCTAAAAATATAAACTtaagaaaaaatttaattctaCATGTTCTCACTAAATCATTGTGAGCTCAAAatcttatttaaattttaataaaacaaataaacatgggATTGTGCAGAAAAGGGAACAGAAATGTTTCAGTAAGATTATGACATGAATAAActattcataaacacttttttttcttcttctgaccTCCTATTTATGGCAACGGTGCTATGAATAATTTAGTGCATGTAGACTAAAGGACACGAGAGCCTCAAACAAAATACATCATCTTTAAAAATCCAGCTAGATACAGTATTTAAATATCATCTTATCTTTGTAAGATAATATTTAAGATATATATAAATGTTGGATTTACTGTAAAGCATTACAGTATTTTCTTCTTAGGACTTTAAGTGCCTCAGACTTCATGCTATTTTAGTATACACGATTAGTTATTTAAAAGCAAAGGTGTTGACATCCCACTTATAGGAGTTTCTCAAGCCAGTGTGATCAGAAATAATGTCATCATCATTTCCCTGCCAGATagagagaaacagaacaaaaatacAGCACTTATTGACAAAGTGTTCAAAAATACcattaatgtttaatttatatacacaGTATGTTCCTATTCTGTCAAATCAAAGTGTAGATATAAGCAGGGGAAAAGTACTATCTTTGCTTATAATTGTCTTTACTTACATCAGAATCAGAGCTCACATGTTTAAAACCTTTCTAAAATAATCTGTACAAGTCCAATCTCATTGCTTAGGGTATAAAAGTACGGTGGACCTCTGCATGACCTCTGACCCTGAACTGTATATCAAGGACAGTTAGATGCCTTTACAACCTTAAGTTTCCAAATCACTCAAAAAAAGACTGAAGCTCAAAAGCTCATGGCCACTGGCTGCCCTCAGGCTTTATTTACAATACAATACACACTGTAAATTCTGTAAGCCTACATTTACCAACAGacacaatataaacatgtttCAGACAAATACTGATTTTTTTGCATCaaactcatttaaaaatgtaaaataatttctgtgcctttagtggcaccaaatggaattgcaatctGCTTGTTTGAGCAGCTCGACTGGGCTGGACATAACGATAATGGCTCGACTAATGGTGCAAAGTGTGGGCGGAGTCACCTGATTGTCCGACCAATGACAGTTAAGTGGGAGTGTCTGAAAAACAGCGGTGTAGAATTTACAAACTTCACATTTCATTTGAATAATTTCCTTTTTTGGGGTTCTACTTTGGCTAAAATGTGGGATTTTGAATTGTCAACGTGATGTGCATAGCTGTACAatctctcttaaaggaatattccgggttcaatacaagttaagctcaatcgacagcaatgctgattaccacaaaaaaataaaaaaaaaataaaaaaatcagatatcctattattaaaaaataaagcaagAATTGAGGTTATAGTTAAGTAactacaatggaagtcaatggggccaatggggccaattttttaagggtttaaaagcagaaatgtgaagcttataattttataaaagcacttacattaattctcctcttaaaacgtgtgtattttttgagctgtaaagttatttaaattgtcatttttatttgttttaggatttgttgaactaacatcgtcatggcaacgaagttgtaaaattggatataactttacacagaaaaggtcattAAGTGATTcaataacactaaaatcatgtttacacgcatattgtttatgtgttgtgtCTATACTTTGGAAACTGaatttgaatcttcaaaaattggccccattgacttccattgtaagtgcctcactttaacccagatgagcttttttttaaagaaaaggaaggacgagtcaaaaatatttttttattttgtggtaatctacattatgccacaaattctgtccaTTGACCgtcacttgttttgaacccggaatatccctttaaatataatttttacactAGTTTGGGTAGAAAAGCATGGAAAAATCACAAGTGTGATTAAAGGATGATGTTTCTAAGTGAACACGTGTTTTCAGCTCGTGCTTTATGTctcagtatatagtatatagtatatatgaaacattttgtaaaacaaattaattataattgtGCACTGAATGTCAGATTTTTAAATGCAACTAGAAAGTGAATGTTTTCGTGTGTTCTTGTCATACACTAAATGTGCACATTACACAGTCAGTATGGTGGAAATATATAACGATATTGTCTTGTCTAACAATACAATGACATTGTTTAACAGTCAATAATCACATTCTAGTTGTGATGTACAGTATAAGGTAAACCAGAAGTGATTAATAATGATGTATATTAAAACGATGGGAAAAATCGTTTTTAGATAAAcgaagtaatatttttctgtaatGTTTCGATTACACTGAGCGGACTGTATGTCATACAGAAATATTCCACTGCCTAAACAGATATGGTTATTTTAGTTTCTGTAGATTTAATGACATGCAAGACATTTTTTATGCTGCTGCATAGTGCTTCAACAATAACAAATGTCATATCTCACCGAGTCTGTAAACACTATCAGTGTTGGCTATTCAGTTTGTGGCACATCTCAGGTTGGAGGCCAAATATGTGTGTCCAAGTTTAATAAATCTCCATTAAATTACCTGTGCTATATGTTGtaatttaaaatactttcacTGAGTTTAATGTAAAAATCTGAATGGATACTGTATCACAGAAATAAGCTCCCTGAAAttatctttcttttctttaaaatacaacTTTAAAGAGTGATTACTGCACACTAATGAGTGTAAAAATAACTGTCTTTGATTCAGCTGGTCAAAGATACTGCATTTCTGGAAGTCTTCAACATACTCACTGTCATTAGTCATGTTTTCATCCAAGTTACGAATGtaatgtgtctttttgttcatataaagtcagaaaaaaacaacatttgaatccaaaatccttctttatctgtggtccgacgaagacaccggctttgacctttgcctcagacagcttagggaagaagtcttgaaggtacttgaaggctgccgactccttatctagagctctgacaaattgtttcttatggcccaatttgatgtgcaatggtggcatcagcaccttccgggggtccaccagtggctcccgcttgacgttgttcctccccacagagaactcggtccactgtggccagtcctgcctgtggtagtgcgccttggtgtccctgctgtcccaaaggcaaagatagcagggaaacttggtaaaaccgccttggagacccatcaggaatgccaccattttgaagtctcctatgacctcccagctgtactcatcatacttcaaggcgtccagcaaggtcgtgatgctgttgtaatcctctttgaggtgcaccgagtgagccaggggaagagacgggtacttgttaccattatggaccagcacggctttgaatattactttagtataaatacatgttaatttggattcatatgttgttttttttctgactttatgtgaacaaaaagacacaaatttgcctgttttctcattggaaataggtacattttaaaatatcactgtcctggtcacaaaagcaaagtttgtgaggAATAATAGACGTTTTCTATACTTtcgaggcataagcaattaggaaataacacttactacccaggaacaaaaaaaataaaaaaaataaaaataaaaattgttacacagtgatgtgcattttggagattttatttgcatcttggtgtttccatccaggaTTTGTGATGCGATATCCcataatttgcataaaaaaaaatgtgaatggaAACCTAGCTTGTGACCTTTGCCACTTAACAAACTGCTTGCTAATTAATCTCTTAATTAATGaccaatgcccaattcccaatgcgctctaagtcctcgtggtggcgtagtgactcacctcaatccgggtggcggaggacgaatctcagttgcctccgcatctgaggccgtcaatccgtgcatcttatcacgtggcttgttgagcgcgttaccgtggagacgtagcgcatgtggaggcttcacgctattctccacggcatccacgcacaactcaccacgcaccccaccgagagcaagaaccacattatagcaaccacgaggaggttacccatgtgactctaccctccctagcaaccaggccaatttggttgcttaggagacctggctggagtcactcagcacaccctggattcaaactcgtgactccaggtgtggtagtcagcatcagtactcgctgagctacccaagcccaaTTAATCTCTATCTGTGGGAGCCATGCACTCAATACGCAAACACCACTAACTAGTTCAATTCATGATCAGAAGTTGCTTAATCCAGAACACCAATTCTTGTttcaattatttcatcatttgagGATAATAGATATATTTATACAATGCAAATCACTGAACACatcaaaacattttccaaaagtcCTTTATCCTGTAGCTCTCAATAGacatattttagttattttgatagttttatttatttcgtATGTTTTTCCATGGCTTATAATTCATATTTGACTCAGACTTTTGTATTAGGAACATAGTCATGTTTGATGTTTGCGTCCAGCCTGGTTTTGATTGGCGTGTAGAGCCTGAGTGATGCTGTACTCACTATCCTGACCCACATCAGTCAGCCGAATGTCACACTTCACCAGACTGCTGTTGTGAGACATCCCCTCCTCCAGAACCTTCCCACCATCCTGTAAAAGAGATACAGGAGATGTGACAAAatgcattatacaaaaataactgTAAGCATCTGAACTCCGTTTAATTCAAGGCTTCCTAATTGAAGGAAAGTCAATGTGAAATGTCATTCACAACATATTTTACTTCTGAAATGTTTCCTTGTGAAAACGTCATGAATTGATTGGATGGTAAATAACATTTACTGATGAATTCTGCACTATtaaaccaggaatgtgtattattGGCTTTAAAGGagtattcagggttcaatacaagttaagctcaatcgacagcaaccacaaaaaatcatttcaactcgtCCGTccgtctttttttttaaatgttttttaattttttctaattttatccccttttctcccaatgttggaatgcccaattcccactacttactaggtccttgtggtggcgcggttactcacctcaatccgggtggcggagcacaagtctcagttgcctccgcttctgagaccgtcaatccgcgcatcttattacgtga carries:
- the tmem151ba gene encoding transmembrane protein 151B, producing the protein MSPSAPESNAAIVHEQTDPPREVQQPLKQSLSKSLCRESHWKCLLLSLLMYCCMIAMTWCQVTKVTRLTFDSAFKGKSMIYHDSPCSNGYIYIPVAFLVMLYVVYLVECWHCYSCNKVQFKVDLESVADRVQRMQQATPCIWWKAISYHYIRRTRQVTRYRNGDAYTTTQVYHERVNTHVAEAEFDYGNCGVKDISKKLTGLDSFPVTKLRFTKCFSFANVESENSYLTQRARFFTENEGLDDYMEAREGMHLKNVEFKEYVIAFSDPDHLPWYASQCMFWLAASLTLSWPLRVLTEYRTAYLHYHVEKLFGFEYVAVTPLDERPYCHHVPRVNTIDSTELEWHIRSNQQLVPSYSEAVLMDLAQQSSRNTFSARGIGAAGGSGFAGYRQNCEHCHQSISSSSIFSRSALSICNTSSPRLPFSSSRFSLGRMYGSRRSCLWRSHSSSLNDPSCPTESTRCLADQSTNEESPPSPPAYQDAMYFPVLIIHCNEGCVSHEHHSLHRNGSCVETSL